The DNA window TATAACAGCCATGAGGGCAGGTCCTCTTGAGCCTTGCCGCTACAGGCAGCCTCTACGCACTCGGCCATGCTGCCGAACCGAACACCACGCCCGACGAGGCCTGGCGCATAATGCGCGTACTTGCCGGAGTTGGTCATTAGCGTCTGCACCGCCGGAGGGATTACAGGTTCGCTGAGCATGCACCAGCATGTATCGGTGATAAACTGGATGCCAAAGGCTTCGGCCTCGGCGACATGACCGGCTTGGCGCGCCGCTTCATGCACTGCCCTGCCACAGGTCACGATCACCACAACGTCTGCTGACCTTGTTCGCCCCCGCACCAGTGCTGCCAGTCGAGCGCACTCACTCAGAGAGAAGTGCGGGTTGCCGAGACTGACAAGCCCGATCTCCGGCGACGCAGCCGTGTTCAGTGCCCCCAAGGCCTGTCGCAATTCGCCCAATCCGATGCGAACCTGTCGCTCCGGCCTTTGGTCATCTGCCTCCGGCGTGATCCCGGCAATGTGGAACATCGGTGCGGCGGCGACCGTGGCGAAGGCCGCACCAAAGGCCTTCAGCTCGTCCAGTCCGGCAGCGCTCGTCTCTAGTCCGCAGATCAGCGGGATCTCCGTGCCGCAGACGGAGCCGCAGCAATACCCGAGCAGCGGCCAAAAAGCATCGTCTGCTCTCTCTGGCAGTTCAACCTCCAGCGCGAGTGTCGCCCGCCGACCGGCATCAAGATGGCAGCCGGCTAGCGGCGCCCGCCCGGTCAGGGCGATGCAGACGTCCAAGTAATCCGGGTACTTCATCGTCCGCGCGCCGATCACGCTGTTGGCATAGATTACCGCATTTGACTCCGCCCAGCCGACCTGCTCTCCAAACCGGGGGGCGCTCTCAAGCAGGTATGGCGCACACGTGAAGCTGGGCTGAGCGCCCATGGCAAGGTAGGCGTCCGCAAGGGCGCTCGCAGGGGCGCCTAAGTCTTGCGCCACGCCCTGCGCCCGCCAGCGGCGTTTATCGACAGAGATAGAATTGAGCGTCGTCGGGACGCGCACGCGCGCTCCCCACTCGAGCAGCATCTGTGCGAAGCGCAGGCTTGCTGGCCCCGTGTAGATGCAGCCATCGATGTGGACCTGCGATACATCCATGAAGGCCTCGGCCCCCTGAACTGCTGCCATCCGGAGCAGCAAGCGCATGGCGACCTGCGCCGCTTTGCCGTGCCGACCCGAAAGGAAGGCCTCATCGACCGCGTCCAGCGAGATTGTTGTGTCTTCATAGCTCCCTTGGTGAGCTGGCCCGGGCTGCCAATCCTCATCAAGGGGCTCGTGGAGGAGTTGAAGGCTGGATCCTACCACTCTGGCGTATCGGTACTCACCGATACGGGCGAACACCTCCCGCTCTACTCGCAGCACTGGAATGGATTGCGCAAACATCACCTCTGCAACCAAAGCGCCAAGGGTGAGGATCTCTTCGCGCTCACAGATGATGATGGCTGCCGGCGCATGGCCGTTGAGGATCAGTTCGAGCAGTACGCCGCTTCCGGAGCATGAGCCACGTCCGCTCGGGATCGCAAGCACCCGCCCGGCAAGGCTTTGGTCGCGCAAGGGGTGATGCTGATCGATGACAACGCCCGTTTGAGGATCTACGCCGCCCCAGAAGCTGAGACCCATTTCGGCGCTGAGCAATTCGCCCTCGGCACTACCCGTCACCAATATCTTGCCATGCCTGATGAGTTCCATGCGATTGCCTCCTGACCTGATGGATGTTCAGGCCTGGGTTTTTCTCCCGAAATTCGCGGCGATGTGCAAGGCTGGTTCCGACGTAGCGAAGTTACGTAGCCTGCGGAACGAGGCTAACTCGCTCATGCCTTCGCTAGGAACGGCCTTGTAGCAGATCCTTCGAAAGGTCCGTTCCTGGCACGAGGCTGACCTTGGCCGTATTTTCGCAATGGGGCTGCAAGGCGACCTTCATGTGACGGCCGCACGGACAGGCTCAGTGCAGGCACCGGTGCGGGATCGGTCCCGACGCGGCAAGTTCCCCCTCGTGGGCCAAGGGCACCCGCAGCAGGCAGCGCTCCCCCGCTGCGGCGAGCGCCCGGGTTCAAGCCGCTCAGCCATGCGAGTCTCACATGGCAGGCGAGGAGAGTGCGCGGAGCGATCCTGTCGAGGACGGCGGGCACTCCGCATGCTGGCAGCGGCCGCAGCCGTCGCGGTCTCGGCGATTGGGTACTGGGCTCAGCGAACTCGTCCGTTCCTCAACGCATCCCCGATCGCTTGCTCGATTTCTTCGATCCAGCCTGGATTGGGGGACGGGATCAACCGGGCAAGATCGCCTTCCGCGACAGTGGCGGATCGGACCTGAGAGGCCGCGGAACGAGCCTGTTCCAGGTCGCCGAGCCGCGTACAGCACAGGGCAATCATCTTGAGGGCAGGAATCCAGTGCGGACGCACCGACAGGGCCCGGCGTGCCGCGTCCAGCCCAGCCTCGGCATTCCCCGAGAAGGTATAGGCTACGGACAACAGGAACAGCCACGTGAAGTTCTGCGGATCGAAGGGGGACAGGCGCAGTCCATGCTCCAGCGACGCGATCGCCTCCGGCAGGCGACCGGTGCTCAGATAGGCAGGCCCAAGCACCAGGTGCCCCAGGGCGAAGCTGGGACTGAGGCCGATGGCGCGCTGAGCGGCTCGAATGGCGGTTTCGTACTCGCCGCCGAAGACATGGGTTACGGCCACGGCATAATGCGAGTAGGGGTTCTTCCCATCGAGCTCGACAGCCTTCAGGCCAGCTTCCATCCCGCTCCGCAGGCCGGCTTCAGCATCGCTCCCCCAGCCATAAGCGGCAAGACCGGCCTCAACCCGCGCCAGCCAGATGTATCCGTCGGCGGAGGTGGGTTCGGCCTCGATGGCCCTCAGGAACAGCTCGCGGGCGCGCTGGTGCGAGTCGGGCCTTATCTTGTGGAACTCCCACATGCCTCGTCGGACGAGATCCCAGGCCGTCAGGCTCCGGGAGCGCTCGGCCCCGCGCTGACCCTCCTTCCTGAGGAGTTCGGGTTCGATGGCCCCCGCAACCGCCTCCGTGATCTGATCTTGAAGCATCAGGACATCGTCGATATCGCGGTCAAATCGCTCTGCCCAGATGGAGCCGCCGGTCTCGGCCTCGGTGAGTTGGGCCGAGACGCGGACGCGGGACCCGCTCCGGCGCACGCTGCCGCTGAGGATGTAGCGAACGCCCAAGCGAAGGGCCACCTGCTCGGTCTCGATGGCCTTGCCCTTGAAGGCGAAGGAGGAACTGCGGGATGCGACGAACAGCCAGCGGGCTTTCGTCAGGGCCATGATGATGTCGTCCGTGATCCCGTCGGCGAAATACTCCTGCTCAGGGCCACCGCTCAGGTTGGCGAACGGCACGACGGCGATAGAGGGTTTATCGGTCTGGTTTGGGGACGGCCGGGCAGCCTTCGGCTCTTGGGGCGAGATATCCCCGGCTTGCAAGGCATAGACGTGGATAGGCCGTGCGATGTTCTTGAGGCGCTGTTCGCCCCGGTCCTCGAACGGCAGGGACAGCTTGCCCTCAAGCTCGTCGAACACCTTGCCGGAGATGCAGATGCCGCCGGGATCGGCCACGCCCTCCAGGCGCACCGCGACGTTCACGCCGTCGCCAAGGATATCCGCGTCCTCGCTGACGAGGATATCGCCCAGGTTGATGCCCATGCGCAGCCGGATTGTCCTATTCCCCGGCTGGTTGGCGGCGCGATCATTGACCACCGTCTGAACCTCGATCGCACACAGCACCGCCTCGACCGGGCTGGCGAACTCCAGGAGGGCTCCGTCGCCCATGGTCTTGACGATCCGTCCGTGATGCCGCGCGGCGGCCGCCCCGATGATGTCGGACAGGATCGTCCCGATGGCTGCGGCCGCGCCCTCCTCGTCCTCCTCCATAAGCCGGGAAGATCCCACCACGTCGGTAGCCAGGATGGCGGCGAGCCTGCGCTGGGATTTTGGACGCAGATCAGGCATGGACGTGTCCGCGTTTTCGTGCAGGGGCAGTTTGCGCCGATCTCGGGTCCGGGTCTACCGGGCTTGGAGCGGGCTTGCAGGCAGGAATGGTGATAGCCCTCTGTCGGAAAGATACCCAGCGTGCGATCTTGCCAATCCCGACCGCGATCCCTGGGGCGACGTTTGCCCTTCGTGAGGGTCACATCGGGACTGTTCCATAAACGGCGTCAGCAGCAAGCCGCCCTTGGGTCAGGCAGCCCAAGGACTGAACGTCCGAGGCGGGGAGATCGGTCGATCGATCCTCATCGAGACCGTCATGACGGCAACCCGCTGATGATGCTCGTCGCTCACCTCGACCACTGCCTGGCAGACGCCGTCGTTCGGCAGCTTGTGCAGTCCGATGGCGGCCGCGGTGCGCGCCGCCTCGCGTTCGGCTGCGGCGAGAGTTTCGAGCCCAGCGCTAGTCCAAGCGGGAGCGGGGTTCAGCTCATCATGCACGTTCAAGTGGTAGCGAGGCATGGCACCCTCGGACCTGCGGGGAGTTCCTGCAAGTCAGGATAAGCGACCCGCTCGGCATGTCGATCAAATATAAGTTGTGGGATCCATCAAGAATCGTGGCCGCCACAGGCGCAGGTCTCACATGTGAACGATGGCTTTGGACCCGTCGCGCCGTGCGATCGGGTGCTCCGAACGTCCGCTCTGGCGGAGGTACCGGGCGTTCCTGACCGGAAGGGGATCGTCAATGCGTGACCCATTTCAGACCTTTGGCAGGCCGGCACCACTTCCGGGAATGCTAGAGTTCTGCGTGTCGAGCCTGGCTGTAGGCGCTCGGCATGTTGAGTCAATATCCATTCCAAGGCGGTCGATGGTGGACTATCATTGGTCCCGCGGATTGAGCGCTTTCGCTGTGGCATTCCCATGGCGGAGAGCCGAATTCGATCACTCAATCCGAGTTGTGTTGCCCTTCCGGCGCGGGACACCACCCGCCCGTGACATCAGGTTGATGAGGAGGAACGCACAATGGCCCGCAATCCCATGACCCCCTTCCGTCCCGGTGGCGGGATGTTTCCAGGAGATCCCTTCCTGTCGCTTCATCGTGAGATGAACCGCCTCTTCGATGATGCCTTCCGCGGCATCGGCTTGCCCGCTGCGACTGGCAGTCAGGGGCAGGGCGATGTCGGCAACTTCGTCCATGCCAGCATGAACGTGTCCGAGACGGACACGGAAATCCGGATCACGGCGGAGCTGCCTGGCGTCACCGAGCAGGACATCGATGTGAGCCTCGATGATGACGTGCTTACCGTCCGGGGTGAGAAGAAGTTCGAGCGCACGAACGAGAAGGAGAACTTCCACTTCGTCGAGCGCTCCTACGGCACCTTCCAGCGTTCGTTGCGGCTGCCCTACGCCGTGGACCCCGAGCAGATCCGAGCCAGCTTCGAGAACGGCGTCCTGAGCGTGACCGTGCCGAAGGCCGGACGGCAGGAGCGCTCCCGGCGCATCCAGGTCCAGGGACGGGGCACGTCCGGCCAAGGCGGCACGAATGGACCCGGACAGCAGGCCACCGACAGGTCGGGCCGATCCGACGACACGAAATCCGGCTGAAGCCGGCCCGCGCAACCCGTCGGCACGTGCCTGTCACCGCGAGGGGAGTCCTACGCCACGCAAAGGCGAGGCTCCCGGATCTGAGTTGATCCGCGTCAATGTCGGTCGTCGGGAGCCGCGCCATGATCCACATCGTGCACCCTCGGGGCCACGACGCCCCGCATGAACCAGCCGGAGGACTGTCATGCCAAGGATGAAAGCCGCCATCTTCGTGGAGCCGGGCCGCATCATCCTGGACGAGAAGCCGATCCCGGACATCGGTCCCCTCGACGCGCTCGTGCGCATCACCACGACGACGATCTGCGGCACCGACATCCATATCCGGAAGGGTGAGTACCCGGTGGCGCGAGGGCTGACCATCGGCCATGAGCCTGTCGGCGTGATCGAGAAGCTCGGCTCGGCCGTGCAGGGCTACCGGGAAGGCCAGCGGGTCATCGCCGGCGCTATCACGCCGAGCGGGCACAGCGCGGCCTGCCTGTGCGGCTGCCATTCGCAGGACGGGGCCGGCACGAAACACGGATGGAAGCCGCTGGGCGGCTGGCGCTTCGGCAACACCATCGACGGCTGCCAGGCCGAATACGTGCGCGTTCCCGATGCCATGGCAAACCTTGCCCCCGTACCCGAGGGGCTCACGGACGAGCAGGTGCTGATGTGTCCGGACATCATGTCGACGGGCTTCTCCGGCGCGGAAAGCGGGCGCATCCGCATCGGCGACACGGTGGCGGTTTTCGCACAAGGCCCCATCGGCCTGTGCGCTACGGCCGGCGCCCGCCTGATGGGCGCCACATCCATCATCGCTGTCGAGAGCGTGCCCGCGCGCATGGAGATGGCACGCCGCATGGGCGCGGATCACGTGGTCGACTTCACGAAGGCCGACCCCGTCGAGGAGATCATGCGTTTCACCGACGGACGGGGCGTCGACGTGTCCATCGAGGCGCTCGGGCGGCAGGAGACCTTCGAGGCGTCGCTGCGGGTGCTGCGTCCTGGCGGCACGCTGTCCTCGCTCGGGGTCTATTCGGGCGATCTGAGGATCCCGCTCGACGGCTTCCTAGCGGGATTGGGGGACCATACCATCCGGACGACGCTCTGCCCGGGCGGCAAGGAGCGCATGCGTCGGCTCATGGGTGCGATCGCGTCGGGCCGTGTCGACACACGGCCGTTGGTGACGCACCGATTCAAGCTCGACCGGATCGAGGAGGCTTACGACCTGTTCGCCCACCAGCGTGACGGCGTGCTGAAGGTCGCGATCACGCCGTAAGCCCACCGAGAGGTCCGCCGAGGAACCCGGCCGAAGACCGATACGCCGATTGTCTCGGGCGGGTTGCGTCAGATCAAGGCGCTGACCCGCCCGCGGCCACATGATCATGGCCTTGTACGAGGCCGTGACATGGCAAGCAGAGGGAGAGAGCGATGATCAAGGACATCATGGTGCATCTCGATGGAAGTTCCGAGGACGAGATCCGGCTGGAGCATGGGCAGGCCCTCGCGTCATCCGGACGGGCCCATCTGATCGGGCTCTTCACCAACCAGCTTCCCGACCTCACGATCGCCATGCCCATGGATGGCGGAGCAGCCGGGATCCAGGTTCTGACCGAGCTCCAGGACCAGGCCCTGAAGGACGGCGATGCCACGGCCAAGCGGCTGACGGAGCGACTGGCCGGCCTTCAAGTGCCGAGCGAGCTCCGCCGGTTCGACGAGACGTTCGGTGCGTTGTCCGGGAAGGTCGTGGCCGAGGCCCGTTGTGCCGATCTCTTCATCGCCACACGTCCCTATGGCGGGGCCGAGACGGCGGCCTGGCCGGACCTGGTGGAGGCGGTGCTCTTCGGCAGCGGACGCGCGCTCCTGCTCGTGCCACCCGGGCGCCACCGACAAGGGCCGATCCACTCCGTGCTGGTCGCCTGGAACGGCAGCCGCGAGGCGGCCCGTGCCTTGCGCGAAGGGCTGGACTTCATCGAGCAGGCGGCGCGTACCGTCGTCCTCGTCGTGGATCCCCCGGCGGATGCCGAGCCGGTGGCGGAGCTGAAGGCCCACCTCGCCCACCACAATGTCGTCGCGGAGGTCGTCACCGCCGACAGCCAGGACCGGGATGTCGCCGACGTCATCCTCGAGGAGGCGCGCCGCATTTCCGCGGATCTCGTCATCATGGGAGCCTATGGCCACACCCGCCTGAGGGAGCAGGTGTTCGGCGGCGCGACGCGGGACATGTTGACCGCATCGGAAAGCCCAATCCTGGTGGCTCATTGAAGCGGACCCTTCCAACCGGGAGCGGACATGACCGTGCATGCGCGAACGGTACGGAGTGGCCATACCGCCGACGCCGCGATGGTCGCACCTGCGGGTTTGACGGGTCTCGACGAGGCCGAGGCGCAGCACCGCCTCGCGCGACATGGGCCCAATGCCGTCGTGGGGACGCGCTCCCGCGGCCTAATCGACATTGTCCGCGGCATCCTGCGCGAGCCGATGTTCCTGCTTCTGCTGGCCGCCGCAGGGCTCTACCTGGTGCTCGGCGATATCGGGGAAGGCCTGTTCATGACGGCTGGCGCCGTCGTGACCATCGGCCTGGTGGTGCTTCAAGAGGCGAGGAGCGAGCGGGCCTTGGCAGCCCTGCGTGAGCTGGCCGAGCCGTTCGCCCGGGTGATCCGCGGCGGGACCGAGCGGCGCGTCCCGGCGCGTGAGGTCGTGCCGGGCGATCTCGTCCTCGTCGGAGAGGGGGAGCGCCTGCCGGCCGACGGCCTCCTGATCGCGGGCGACGCGCTGACGGTCGACGAGTCCGCCCTCACGGGCGAGTCCGTGCCGGTGTCCAAACGTCCTGCGCCAATCGGAATGGACAGAGCCGAAGACCCGGAGCCTGGGGGAGACGACACCCCGTACCTGTTTGCCGGGACCCTGAACGTGCGCGGGCAAGGCATGATCCACGTCGTGCGCACCGGTGCGTCGACGCGGCTGGGACGCATCGGCGCCTCGCTGGCTGCTATCGAGGACGAGCCGACGCTGCTCCAGAAGACGACCGGCGCCCTCATCGTCAGACTCGGCATCCTCGCGCTCGCGTTCTGCGCCATCGTCGCCGTGGCGTACGGCGTGCTGCGGGACGACTGGATCGGCGGCGCGTTGTCCGGCATCACGCTGGCCATCGCGCTCCTGCCGGAAGAGTTCCCGATGGTGCTGGCGATCTTCATGGCGCTCGGGGCTTTTCGCCTCGCCCGCGACAAGGTGCTGGTGCGCCGCGCCGCGGTGATCGAGACCCTCGGCGCAGCCACGTTCCTGTGCGTCGACAAGACCGGGACGCTGACCGAGAACCGGATGGCTCTCACCACGGCGTGGCGGGGCGGCGAGGCACAGGACCTGCGGGGCCATGGCAGGCTTGCCGATGCTGCCGTCGAACCGCTGCGGACGGCGCTGCTCGCGTCCGCCGTCCGCCCGGTCGATCCCATGGACAAGGCTGTCCGCATAGCGGGGATGCGGGTTCTCCCGGAAGCGGATTGGGCCGGAGCCCCACTGCGCACCTATCCGCTCCGTCCCGAGCTGCTGGCCTTCATCCAGGTCTGGCCCGTTTCGACGGGCGGCGTTCTCTATGCCGCGAAAGGGGCACCCGAGGCGATTACTCGCCTCTGCCGCATGAGCGATGACGAGCGAGCGGCGATGGACGCCATGGTTGCGGGACTGGCGGGCCGCGGTCTCCGGATATTGGGGGTGGCATCCGCCCGCGATGACAGGGACCATGCTGCGGCTCCCGAGGATCTGGCGTTCCGGTTCGAGGGCCTGATCGGGTTTGAGGATCCAGTCCGGTCTGATGTTCCCCAGGCCGTCGCCGAGGCGAAGCGCGCCGGGATCACGGTGGCGATGATCACGGGCGACTATCCGGCCACGGCCCTGGAGATCGCCCGCCGGTCCGGAATTGACACGAGTGGCGGTGTGCTCATCGGCAAGGACGTCGCCGAACTCGACCCAGAAGGCCTGCGCGAGCGGGTGCGGCGCATCCGTGTCTTCGCCCGCATCATGCCGGAGCAGAAGCTTGCCCTCGTCGAGGCGCTCAAGGCCAACGGCGAGGTCGTTGCCATGACCGGCGACGGCGTCAACGACGCGCCGGCGCTCGAGGCCGGCCACATCGGCATCGCCATGGGGCGGCGCGGCACGGATGTGGCGCGCGAGGCGGCGGACCTCGTCCTCCTCGATGACCGGTTCGTCTCGATCATCGGCGGCG is part of the Microvirga terrae genome and encodes:
- the lhpI gene encoding cis-3-hydroxy-L-proline dehydratase, which codes for MELIRHGKILVTGSAEGELLSAEMGLSFWGGVDPQTGVVIDQHHPLRDQSLAGRVLAIPSGRGSCSGSGVLLELILNGHAPAAIIICEREEILTLGALVAEVMFAQSIPVLRVEREVFARIGEYRYARVVGSSLQLLHEPLDEDWQPGPAHQGSYEDTTISLDAVDEAFLSGRHGKAAQVAMRLLLRMAAVQGAEAFMDVSQVHIDGCIYTGPASLRFAQMLLEWGARVRVPTTLNSISVDKRRWRAQGVAQDLGAPASALADAYLAMGAQPSFTCAPYLLESAPRFGEQVGWAESNAVIYANSVIGARTMKYPDYLDVCIALTGRAPLAGCHLDAGRRATLALEVELPERADDAFWPLLGYCCGSVCGTEIPLICGLETSAAGLDELKAFGAAFATVAAAPMFHIAGITPEADDQRPERQVRIGLGELRQALGALNTAASPEIGLVSLGNPHFSLSECARLAALVRGRTRSADVVVIVTCGRAVHEAARQAGHVAEAEAFGIQFITDTCWCMLSEPVIPPAVQTLMTNSGKYAHYAPGLVGRGVRFGSMAECVEAACSGKAQEDLPSWLL
- a CDS encoding adenylate/guanylate cyclase domain-containing protein: MPDLRPKSQRRLAAILATDVVGSSRLMEEDEEGAAAAIGTILSDIIGAAAARHHGRIVKTMGDGALLEFASPVEAVLCAIEVQTVVNDRAANQPGNRTIRLRMGINLGDILVSEDADILGDGVNVAVRLEGVADPGGICISGKVFDELEGKLSLPFEDRGEQRLKNIARPIHVYALQAGDISPQEPKAARPSPNQTDKPSIAVVPFANLSGGPEQEYFADGITDDIIMALTKARWLFVASRSSSFAFKGKAIETEQVALRLGVRYILSGSVRRSGSRVRVSAQLTEAETGGSIWAERFDRDIDDVLMLQDQITEAVAGAIEPELLRKEGQRGAERSRSLTAWDLVRRGMWEFHKIRPDSHQRARELFLRAIEAEPTSADGYIWLARVEAGLAAYGWGSDAEAGLRSGMEAGLKAVELDGKNPYSHYAVAVTHVFGGEYETAIRAAQRAIGLSPSFALGHLVLGPAYLSTGRLPEAIASLEHGLRLSPFDPQNFTWLFLLSVAYTFSGNAEAGLDAARRALSVRPHWIPALKMIALCCTRLGDLEQARSAASQVRSATVAEGDLARLIPSPNPGWIEEIEQAIGDALRNGRVR
- a CDS encoding DUF6894 family protein, giving the protein MPRYHLNVHDELNPAPAWTSAGLETLAAAEREAARTAAAIGLHKLPNDGVCQAVVEVSDEHHQRVAVMTVSMRIDRPISPPRTFSPWAA
- a CDS encoding Hsp20/alpha crystallin family protein, which translates into the protein MARNPMTPFRPGGGMFPGDPFLSLHREMNRLFDDAFRGIGLPAATGSQGQGDVGNFVHASMNVSETDTEIRITAELPGVTEQDIDVSLDDDVLTVRGEKKFERTNEKENFHFVERSYGTFQRSLRLPYAVDPEQIRASFENGVLSVTVPKAGRQERSRRIQVQGRGTSGQGGTNGPGQQATDRSGRSDDTKSG
- a CDS encoding NAD(P)-dependent alcohol dehydrogenase, whose protein sequence is MPRMKAAIFVEPGRIILDEKPIPDIGPLDALVRITTTTICGTDIHIRKGEYPVARGLTIGHEPVGVIEKLGSAVQGYREGQRVIAGAITPSGHSAACLCGCHSQDGAGTKHGWKPLGGWRFGNTIDGCQAEYVRVPDAMANLAPVPEGLTDEQVLMCPDIMSTGFSGAESGRIRIGDTVAVFAQGPIGLCATAGARLMGATSIIAVESVPARMEMARRMGADHVVDFTKADPVEEIMRFTDGRGVDVSIEALGRQETFEASLRVLRPGGTLSSLGVYSGDLRIPLDGFLAGLGDHTIRTTLCPGGKERMRRLMGAIASGRVDTRPLVTHRFKLDRIEEAYDLFAHQRDGVLKVAITP
- a CDS encoding universal stress protein; the encoded protein is MIKDIMVHLDGSSEDEIRLEHGQALASSGRAHLIGLFTNQLPDLTIAMPMDGGAAGIQVLTELQDQALKDGDATAKRLTERLAGLQVPSELRRFDETFGALSGKVVAEARCADLFIATRPYGGAETAAWPDLVEAVLFGSGRALLLVPPGRHRQGPIHSVLVAWNGSREAARALREGLDFIEQAARTVVLVVDPPADAEPVAELKAHLAHHNVVAEVVTADSQDRDVADVILEEARRISADLVIMGAYGHTRLREQVFGGATRDMLTASESPILVAH
- a CDS encoding cation-translocating P-type ATPase — encoded protein: MTVHARTVRSGHTADAAMVAPAGLTGLDEAEAQHRLARHGPNAVVGTRSRGLIDIVRGILREPMFLLLLAAAGLYLVLGDIGEGLFMTAGAVVTIGLVVLQEARSERALAALRELAEPFARVIRGGTERRVPAREVVPGDLVLVGEGERLPADGLLIAGDALTVDESALTGESVPVSKRPAPIGMDRAEDPEPGGDDTPYLFAGTLNVRGQGMIHVVRTGASTRLGRIGASLAAIEDEPTLLQKTTGALIVRLGILALAFCAIVAVAYGVLRDDWIGGALSGITLAIALLPEEFPMVLAIFMALGAFRLARDKVLVRRAAVIETLGAATFLCVDKTGTLTENRMALTTAWRGGEAQDLRGHGRLADAAVEPLRTALLASAVRPVDPMDKAVRIAGMRVLPEADWAGAPLRTYPLRPELLAFIQVWPVSTGGVLYAAKGAPEAITRLCRMSDDERAAMDAMVAGLAGRGLRILGVASARDDRDHAAAPEDLAFRFEGLIGFEDPVRSDVPQAVAEAKRAGITVAMITGDYPATALEIARRSGIDTSGGVLIGKDVAELDPEGLRERVRRIRVFARIMPEQKLALVEALKANGEVVAMTGDGVNDAPALEAGHIGIAMGRRGTDVAREAADLVLLDDRFVSIIGGVRLGRRIFTNLRKALIYVTAVHVPIAGLALLPLVMGLPPILYPMHVILLELVIDPVCSLAFEGEPSERQAMERPPRPASEPLFGTSQIVLGFIQGAVVLGAVLGLYVWALNVDIPETQARTSAFVALVVGNLVLAFADAAEPGTSFFDRSRLAFWVIGAVAAAIIAVVLYVPPLAAILRLSPPSPWWLAAALTIAVLAGGWFGLAKRLRAEWAPRNEQRTPA